The following proteins are encoded in a genomic region of Polyangiaceae bacterium:
- a CDS encoding MCE family protein translates to MSQRSIEVKVGVLILLALGLLGGFVVIMGGLSFEPTYTVYVNFENPGGLQSGAPVRIAGVKVGTVDQIEFRAGEMNPQTNEPLPPIRVVTKIQKKYQSSIHDNSRWYVTSQGVLGELFLAVDPGSYDRPVVADGASVDGVSPPRLDLLLSESYELLHAAYTGITKNEKKINETFDGLHQTLTGTGNFFKNNDKKLDNIVTNVETLTVEANDTLKSARSRYVENPQINRIINNVETTTVTVNKNLGPLMKDTRAVMGDAKKLTGELSKPEQLARIDKITRDVSDVTGRAKVATADAQAIVAHIKRGKGTVGALVMDEALYDDIQEMLRDLKHNPWKLFWRE, encoded by the coding sequence ATGAGCCAGCGTTCCATCGAAGTAAAAGTCGGCGTCCTCATCCTCCTCGCGCTGGGTCTGCTCGGCGGCTTCGTCGTGATCATGGGTGGGCTCAGCTTCGAGCCGACCTACACGGTCTACGTCAACTTCGAGAACCCTGGCGGCTTGCAGTCTGGCGCTCCGGTGCGCATCGCGGGCGTGAAGGTGGGCACCGTCGACCAAATCGAGTTCCGCGCGGGTGAAATGAACCCCCAGACCAACGAGCCACTGCCTCCCATCCGCGTGGTCACGAAGATTCAGAAGAAGTACCAGTCCTCGATCCATGACAACTCGCGCTGGTACGTCACCAGCCAAGGCGTGCTGGGAGAGCTTTTCCTCGCGGTAGACCCAGGGTCCTACGATCGCCCTGTCGTCGCGGATGGTGCTTCGGTGGACGGCGTGAGCCCGCCACGCCTGGATCTGTTGTTGAGCGAAAGCTACGAGCTACTCCACGCTGCCTACACGGGCATCACGAAGAACGAAAAGAAGATCAACGAGACCTTCGACGGCTTGCACCAAACCCTCACGGGCACCGGCAACTTCTTCAAGAACAACGACAAGAAGCTCGACAACATCGTCACCAACGTCGAGACGCTGACCGTAGAGGCGAACGATACGCTGAAGAGCGCACGCTCGCGCTACGTGGAAAACCCGCAGATCAACCGCATCATCAACAACGTCGAGACGACCACCGTCACGGTGAACAAGAACCTCGGCCCACTGATGAAGGACACGCGCGCCGTGATGGGCGACGCAAAGAAGCTCACCGGCGAGCTCAGCAAGCCAGAGCAGCTCGCGCGCATCGACAAGATCACCCGCGATGTCAGCGACGTCACCGGCCGCGCGAAGGTCGCCACCGCCGACGCACAAGCAATCGTCGCCCACATCAAGCGCGGCAAGGGCACCGTCGGCGCGCTGGTCATGGACGAGGCGCTCTACGACGACATCCAGGAAATGCTGCGCGACCTGAAGCACAACCCCTGGAAGTTGTTCTGGCGCGAGTAG
- a CDS encoding ATP-binding cassette domain-containing protein yields the protein MISFRNVKKSFGTKHVLRDVSFDVNPGEVFFIIGASGVGKSVLIKHLIGLLYPDDGEIWLDGEEVSRFDEKQMYKVRKKCAMVFQHSTLFDSMTCAENVALPLRKHRGMKPKEALGEAHRLLETVRMREFGDRYPAALGDGMRKRVAIARALTLEPQYVLFDEPTTSLDPVSARRVDTLIRQLSDEIGVTSIVVSHDLVSIFTIADRIVMLYGGHVKLLGTPEDFRGSPDEIIQQFINGRAEGPMDA from the coding sequence ATGATCAGCTTTCGCAACGTCAAGAAGTCCTTTGGTACCAAACACGTGCTGCGCGACGTCAGCTTCGACGTGAACCCCGGGGAGGTCTTCTTCATCATTGGCGCATCCGGCGTGGGCAAGAGCGTGTTGATCAAGCACCTGATCGGCCTCTTGTATCCCGACGACGGCGAGATCTGGCTCGATGGTGAAGAGGTCAGTCGCTTCGACGAGAAGCAGATGTACAAGGTGCGGAAGAAGTGCGCGATGGTGTTCCAGCACTCGACGCTCTTCGACTCGATGACTTGCGCGGAAAACGTGGCGCTGCCGTTGCGCAAACATCGAGGAATGAAGCCCAAGGAGGCGCTGGGAGAAGCCCACCGCTTGTTGGAGACGGTTAGGATGCGGGAATTCGGCGATCGCTACCCAGCAGCCCTCGGCGATGGCATGCGTAAGCGGGTGGCCATCGCACGCGCGCTGACTCTCGAGCCTCAATACGTGCTCTTCGACGAGCCAACCACCAGCCTGGATCCAGTCAGCGCTCGCCGCGTGGATACGCTGATACGGCAGCTCAGCGATGAAATCGGCGTCACCAGTATTGTGGTTTCCCACGACTTGGTCAGCATCTTCACCATCGCGGACCGCATCGTGATGCTCTACGGCGGGCACGTGAAGTTGCTGGGCACCCCGGAGGACTTTCGCGGCTCTCCGGATGAGATCATCCAGCAGTTCATCAATGGGCGCGCCGAGGGGCCCATGGATGCTTGA
- a CDS encoding GGDEF domain-containing protein — protein MGPKIGTQIHLEQPVVIGRDPACAVHFDSDMISRRHARVESVAGIYQVQDLGSTNGTYVNDRRVETHRLQDGDRVGVGKILMKFLDSNNIEAQYHKEIYDLMTIDGLTGVSNKRHYNDTLASELSRPGAQAEPVSVIVFDVDHFKRINDTLGHAAGDAVLRRLAATARGAVPQQHLVGRVGGEEFAVMLLNCDQAPALAIAEQLRAAVQAQLFQFQNQVIPVTISVGVATRAIGQQEAPLELFKRADEALYRAKQSGRNRVCT, from the coding sequence GTGGGGCCGAAGATCGGCACGCAGATCCATCTGGAGCAACCCGTGGTGATCGGACGTGACCCCGCGTGTGCGGTCCACTTCGACAGCGACATGATCAGTCGCCGCCACGCGCGGGTGGAGTCCGTCGCAGGGATCTACCAGGTACAAGATCTGGGCTCGACCAACGGGACCTACGTGAACGACCGGCGCGTCGAGACCCATCGCCTCCAGGACGGAGATCGCGTCGGCGTAGGTAAAATCCTGATGAAGTTCCTCGACAGCAACAACATCGAGGCACAATACCACAAGGAAATCTACGACCTGATGACCATCGACGGTCTGACGGGCGTGAGCAACAAGCGCCACTACAACGACACCCTCGCGAGCGAGCTGAGTCGCCCCGGTGCGCAAGCCGAGCCGGTCAGCGTCATCGTGTTCGACGTGGACCACTTCAAACGCATCAACGACACCCTGGGCCACGCCGCTGGAGACGCCGTCTTGCGCCGGCTTGCTGCAACTGCGCGTGGTGCCGTGCCGCAGCAGCACCTCGTCGGGCGGGTTGGAGGCGAGGAGTTCGCGGTGATGTTGCTCAACTGCGATCAGGCGCCTGCGCTCGCCATCGCCGAGCAACTCCGCGCGGCGGTGCAAGCTCAGCTGTTTCAGTTTCAGAACCAGGTGATCCCGGTGACGATCAGCGTGGGGGTGGCGACCCGCGCCATTGGACAGCAGGAAGCGCCGCTCGAACTGTTCAAGCGCGCCGACGAAGCGCTCTACCGTGCCAAGCAGTCAGGCCGAAATCGCGTCTGCACCTGA
- the purT gene encoding formate-dependent phosphoribosylglycinamide formyltransferase, protein MTSNPSDPASVTLGTPYYPKATKILLLGSGELGREVVLEAMRLGVEVVACDRYENAPAMQFAHRCHVIDMLDPAQIRRVVTQERPTLIVPEIEAIATQTLEELEQEGWTVIPTARATRLTMDRQGIRSLAAEELKLPTGAYRFAESLVELESAVRELGLPCVVKPVMSSSGKGQSTVKTAADVELAWDYAMSGSRGKSPRIIVEAFVQFDTEITLLTVRTKHEGTLFCPPIGHRQERGDYQESWQPEALSDVAIGRAQEIAERITGALGGLGLFGVEMFIKGDDVLFSEVSPRPHDTGMVTLATQDMSEFELHVRAILGLPIGRIIQRAPGASAVILAEEAGINPRFVGVDGALRDPRNRLRLFAKPDTRKYRRMGVVATYGDDVQECRERAQGAAAAVRVEVDKLP, encoded by the coding sequence ATGACCTCCAATCCTTCAGATCCCGCGTCCGTCACCCTGGGAACCCCGTATTATCCAAAAGCGACGAAGATCCTCCTGTTGGGGTCGGGTGAGCTGGGGCGTGAGGTCGTGCTCGAAGCGATGCGCCTAGGCGTGGAGGTGGTTGCGTGTGACCGCTACGAGAACGCTCCGGCCATGCAGTTCGCTCATCGCTGCCATGTGATCGACATGCTCGACCCGGCACAGATCCGTCGGGTTGTCACTCAGGAGCGGCCGACGCTGATTGTCCCGGAGATCGAGGCCATCGCGACTCAGACACTCGAGGAGTTGGAGCAGGAAGGCTGGACCGTGATCCCGACTGCCCGCGCCACCCGACTGACCATGGATCGGCAGGGGATCCGCAGCTTGGCCGCAGAAGAGCTGAAGCTGCCCACGGGCGCCTATCGGTTCGCGGAGAGCCTCGTTGAACTCGAGAGTGCGGTCCGCGAGCTCGGGTTGCCCTGCGTGGTCAAGCCCGTGATGTCGAGTTCCGGCAAGGGTCAGTCCACGGTGAAAACCGCGGCGGATGTCGAGCTCGCTTGGGACTACGCGATGAGTGGGTCCCGGGGAAAATCCCCACGGATTATCGTCGAGGCCTTCGTGCAGTTCGACACCGAGATCACCCTACTCACGGTGCGTACCAAACACGAGGGGACGCTCTTTTGTCCACCGATCGGTCATCGCCAGGAACGAGGTGACTATCAAGAGTCTTGGCAGCCGGAGGCGCTGAGTGACGTGGCCATCGGTCGCGCGCAAGAGATCGCCGAGCGCATCACCGGCGCGCTCGGTGGCTTGGGGCTGTTCGGCGTCGAGATGTTCATCAAGGGCGATGACGTGCTCTTCAGCGAGGTGAGTCCGCGTCCCCACGACACGGGGATGGTCACGTTGGCGACGCAGGACATGAGCGAGTTCGAGCTCCATGTGCGGGCGATTCTTGGGCTGCCGATTGGCCGCATCATCCAGCGCGCCCCTGGGGCTTCGGCGGTGATCCTCGCGGAAGAAGCCGGGATCAACCCCCGCTTCGTTGGAGTGGATGGCGCGCTCCGCGACCCTCGAAATCGCCTGCGCCTGTTCGCGAAGCCAGACACGCGCAAGTATCGCCGGATGGGTGTGGTGGCTACCTATGGGGACGACGTTCAAGAGTGTCGCGAGCGCGCCCAGGGTGCGGCGGCGGCCGTGCGCGTCGAGGTCGACAAGCTACCTTGA
- a CDS encoding EAL domain-containing protein, translating into MNDRRAKSDKEPAEGTSKERLKSGKRRRPDAEEAPTRPAAPAPRLGQHSGARPAMRSQVEAPAGEYRSSGVRQVAGRVSKIELPPIKPPASSGQVSLRVLLVDDEPALLRAHQRVLQGPGVVCDLARDGETATALLATHDYDVIVSDVCMPNMDGVSLLREVRRRDLDVPVILVTASPSVETAVEAVEHGALRYLYKPLDPARFKEAVEDAARLNRLAKLKRDALELMGLNQGAGDRGGLEVVFAEALDGLWMAYQPIVSLREQRVVAYEALCRSASPHLSGPQGLLEAAERLDRVFELGRTIRYRAVAALEHLPAGTPLFVNLHPREIFDDHLLDPADPFAIHAERIVLEVTERRALDDLGDVAARARVLKDHGYRVAVDDLGAGYAGLSSFAHLTPSVAKLDMSLVRNIQDHPVKQRLVAGMVQLCGEMGTQVVVEGVETEAERDTLLSCGCDLMQGFLFARPQAKIVEPTGFQRKAAEQR; encoded by the coding sequence GTGAACGACCGTCGCGCCAAATCCGACAAAGAGCCCGCCGAGGGCACGTCGAAGGAACGACTGAAGTCGGGCAAGCGTCGCCGCCCCGACGCGGAAGAAGCGCCAACTCGGCCTGCTGCGCCAGCGCCTCGCCTGGGTCAGCACTCTGGGGCGCGCCCTGCGATGCGTTCTCAGGTCGAAGCCCCGGCGGGCGAGTACCGTTCGAGTGGCGTACGGCAGGTCGCGGGGCGCGTCTCGAAGATCGAACTCCCCCCAATCAAACCGCCCGCCAGCAGTGGACAGGTCAGCCTGCGAGTCTTGCTGGTGGACGACGAGCCCGCCCTCTTACGAGCGCACCAGCGCGTGCTGCAAGGCCCCGGTGTGGTGTGTGATCTCGCGCGGGACGGCGAGACAGCCACTGCGCTGCTGGCTACTCACGATTACGACGTCATCGTGAGCGACGTGTGCATGCCCAACATGGACGGCGTGTCGCTGCTGCGCGAAGTGCGTCGCCGGGACCTGGACGTTCCGGTAATCCTGGTGACGGCTAGTCCTAGCGTCGAGACCGCGGTCGAGGCCGTTGAGCACGGCGCCTTGCGCTACCTGTACAAACCTCTCGATCCAGCGCGCTTCAAGGAAGCGGTCGAGGACGCAGCGCGCTTGAATCGTCTTGCCAAGCTGAAGCGCGACGCGTTGGAGCTGATGGGGCTCAACCAGGGCGCTGGGGACCGCGGCGGCTTGGAGGTGGTGTTCGCGGAGGCGCTGGACGGTCTGTGGATGGCGTACCAGCCAATCGTTTCCCTACGGGAACAGCGTGTGGTCGCATACGAAGCGCTCTGTCGCTCCGCGTCGCCTCACCTTTCAGGGCCCCAAGGACTGCTCGAGGCAGCCGAGCGACTGGATCGGGTCTTCGAGCTGGGGCGCACCATCCGCTACCGCGCTGTGGCCGCGCTGGAGCACCTACCAGCGGGTACACCGCTCTTCGTCAACCTGCACCCACGAGAGATTTTCGACGACCACCTCCTCGATCCGGCCGATCCATTCGCGATCCACGCCGAACGTATCGTTCTCGAGGTCACCGAGCGTCGCGCACTGGACGACCTGGGAGACGTCGCCGCACGGGCCCGCGTCTTGAAGGACCACGGCTACCGCGTCGCCGTGGACGACCTAGGGGCGGGCTACGCGGGCCTCTCGTCGTTCGCCCATTTGACCCCTAGCGTCGCTAAGCTCGACATGTCGCTGGTTCGCAATATCCAAGACCACCCCGTGAAGCAGCGGCTGGTTGCTGGCATGGTCCAACTCTGCGGGGAGATGGGCACCCAGGTCGTGGTCGAAGGCGTCGAGACGGAAGCGGAACGTGACACGCTGCTGAGCTGCGGCTGCGACCTGATGCAGGGCTTCCTGTTCGCGCGGCCACAGGCGAAGATCGTCGAGCCCACCGGCTTCCAGCGAAAAGCCGCAGAGCAGCGCTAG
- a CDS encoding ATP-binding cassette domain-containing protein: MIRLENISKSFERPVLKDINLEVPAGCLYGLVGPGASGKSVLLKIITALIRPESGQVVIDGKNVLAMSELELQEFRKNIGMLFQNNALFDFMTVGQNIAFPLRQLFDLSEQEIEERIAERLRCVSLPGFEDRLPAGLSGGQKKRVGVARATIAQAPIVLYDEPAAGLDPVTSQKIFDLLRAEQRAANATVIMVSSDLDRLLPVTDRIGMMYRGKLIFDGTWEEARTSSNPYVYQFINGVPEGPL; this comes from the coding sequence GTGATTCGCCTCGAGAACATTTCCAAGTCATTCGAGCGTCCCGTGCTCAAAGACATCAACCTCGAAGTTCCGGCGGGGTGTCTCTACGGGCTGGTCGGTCCCGGTGCCAGCGGCAAGAGTGTGCTGTTGAAGATCATCACCGCCCTGATCCGTCCGGAGTCGGGTCAAGTGGTGATCGACGGCAAGAACGTGCTCGCGATGAGCGAACTCGAGCTCCAAGAGTTTCGCAAGAACATCGGCATGCTGTTCCAAAACAACGCGCTGTTCGACTTCATGACGGTGGGTCAGAACATCGCGTTCCCATTGCGCCAGCTGTTCGACCTGAGCGAGCAGGAGATCGAGGAACGCATCGCCGAGCGTTTGCGCTGTGTATCGCTCCCAGGCTTCGAAGATCGACTCCCTGCCGGGCTCAGCGGCGGGCAGAAGAAGCGTGTCGGGGTAGCCCGCGCCACCATCGCGCAGGCCCCAATCGTGCTTTACGATGAACCGGCGGCAGGTCTAGACCCAGTAACGAGTCAGAAGATCTTCGACTTGCTCCGCGCGGAACAGCGGGCTGCCAACGCGACCGTGATCATGGTGTCGAGCGATCTGGACCGCCTGCTTCCCGTCACGGATCGCATCGGCATGATGTATCGCGGCAAGCTGATCTTCGACGGGACCTGGGAAGAAGCCCGTACGAGCAGCAACCCGTACGTCTATCAGTTCATCAACGGCGTGCCCGAGGGCCCGCTCTAG
- a CDS encoding DUF4190 domain-containing protein produces MSQVSPSTTQSNGLATTSLVLGLLGFVGCFPVISGVIAIFCGLSARNEISRAEGKQTGAGVALAGIIAGSTQLLIAATLLILGIVGANAPSMAAPPPPPPPVAVAPPVVPGLPPGPGDAGAPTPAPLPGLGTTPPTAADRSVDEGILETKIGDVLLVDLGPGVVPLNAELERQRKAATIAKQKLVLWTVVPDCKPCQGVAAALPDPKLQRALSGTRLVRVNVRDHLLELTRLRIPTDKIPGFALLSPENHPLDYVNGGEWDADIADNIAPVLEKFVRGEYEKRREPWRGGRRDDETPI; encoded by the coding sequence GTGAGCCAGGTATCCCCGTCGACGACCCAGAGCAACGGACTCGCAACCACGTCTCTCGTCCTGGGCTTGCTCGGCTTCGTCGGTTGCTTCCCGGTGATCTCGGGAGTGATCGCGATCTTTTGTGGACTCAGCGCGCGAAACGAGATCTCCCGCGCGGAGGGCAAGCAGACCGGAGCAGGGGTCGCACTGGCCGGCATCATCGCCGGCTCCACCCAGCTGCTGATCGCTGCCACGCTGCTGATTCTGGGCATCGTTGGCGCCAACGCCCCCTCGATGGCTGCTCCCCCTCCCCCTCCGCCACCGGTTGCGGTCGCTCCACCCGTCGTGCCGGGCTTGCCACCTGGTCCCGGCGACGCGGGTGCCCCGACGCCAGCGCCGCTGCCAGGCCTCGGAACCACCCCGCCAACGGCAGCCGATCGCAGCGTGGATGAAGGCATCCTGGAAACGAAAATCGGAGATGTGCTGCTCGTGGACCTCGGTCCTGGGGTGGTCCCGCTCAACGCAGAGCTCGAACGACAGCGCAAAGCGGCGACCATCGCCAAACAAAAGCTGGTGCTTTGGACGGTGGTTCCCGACTGCAAGCCTTGCCAAGGCGTCGCAGCCGCCCTGCCTGATCCCAAGCTCCAGCGCGCTCTCTCCGGGACGCGTTTGGTGCGGGTCAACGTGCGAGACCACCTGCTCGAGCTCACTCGACTGCGGATCCCCACGGATAAGATCCCCGGGTTTGCGTTGCTCAGTCCCGAAAACCATCCTCTCGACTATGTGAACGGGGGTGAGTGGGACGCGGACATCGCGGACAACATCGCACCTGTGTTGGAAAAGTTCGTTCGCGGCGAATACGAAAAGCGCAGAGAGCCCTGGCGCGGCGGCCGGCGGGACGACGAAACCCCGATCTAG
- a CDS encoding tetratricopeptide repeat protein, which yields MRRERASRPASSLPAGILTSTRGGVRQLSSAVAWALILGIALQSSVALADAAAQKGAAPVQTEKAPAEVAKEHFESALEAYREGKYERAVEELEEALRLDPSGKDLVYNLGLVHEKLGNLDKALFYFRRYLEMETDPAERERAEVIVQRLAGAQERALRASSGGDDDPNQPGSGQHGQRGTAQDRSGGKLDVWVYGTAGLSLAALTLGVVFGVRALLTHPGGSPTTGPGESAGDLQHDASSAHDMALVADISFGVALLSGAAASLLYFGRSADEPAGQSASRVGLDPVPYGINYRGTF from the coding sequence ATGCGTCGAGAGCGAGCTTCGCGCCCAGCATCCAGCTTGCCTGCCGGTATTCTCACGTCGACTCGTGGCGGCGTCCGCCAGTTGTCCAGCGCGGTCGCTTGGGCGTTGATCCTGGGCATCGCGCTGCAGAGCTCCGTAGCGCTCGCCGACGCAGCGGCCCAAAAGGGCGCCGCCCCGGTACAGACGGAGAAGGCGCCGGCCGAGGTGGCCAAGGAGCACTTTGAATCCGCGCTCGAGGCCTATCGCGAAGGCAAATACGAGCGCGCCGTCGAGGAGCTCGAGGAGGCACTCAGGCTGGATCCCAGCGGAAAGGACCTGGTCTACAACCTGGGCCTGGTTCACGAGAAGCTCGGCAACCTAGACAAGGCACTGTTCTATTTCCGGCGTTACCTCGAGATGGAGACCGACCCCGCCGAGCGTGAGCGGGCTGAAGTCATCGTGCAGCGTCTGGCAGGTGCTCAGGAGCGTGCGCTGCGAGCAAGCTCAGGCGGCGACGACGATCCGAATCAGCCCGGGAGTGGCCAACACGGACAAAGGGGTACGGCGCAGGACCGCAGTGGAGGCAAACTCGATGTTTGGGTCTACGGCACCGCTGGGCTCAGCCTCGCCGCCCTGACGCTTGGGGTCGTATTCGGCGTTCGCGCGCTGTTGACGCACCCCGGGGGGTCGCCGACTACCGGACCCGGCGAAAGTGCAGGGGATCTCCAGCACGACGCCTCGAGCGCTCACGATATGGCGCTGGTCGCTGACATCTCTTTTGGTGTCGCCTTGTTGAGCGGTGCCGCCGCTTCATTGCTCTATTTCGGACGCAGCGCCGATGAACCGGCCGGGCAGAGCGCGTCCCGGGTTGGCTTGGATCCGGTACCATACGGAATCAACTACCGGGGGACGTTCTGA
- a CDS encoding serine/threonine protein kinase: MLGRTFAGRFVVLGKLGAGAMGAVYRARQETVGRDVALKIVRPDKVYDPDTRARFEREARAMSQLTSPHTVTAFDFGASDDGAWFLAMELLDGETLGARLKRGAIGVVEAVRLVREALESLSEAHQKGIVHRDLKPDNLFLTRTPDGRREVCKVLDFGIAKLLRDELAIDALETQAGTVFGTPRYMSPEQAQGKPLDVRSDLYSLGVILYHALAGRAPFVDDDAVVVMARHIKEAPPRLSEVAPAGRISPTLERVVVKALEKDPAARFQSAEEFSRALEGALGDALATGSHSTSWVATPGPTRPRSRTVWILAAIAAAAIVIPTGLWLSMRSSTASEAAAAAPAPIEPRGDVPAAATAVASATEEVALDPEQLAAEPSASAAASAEINPQTKAKAAPKPVVAPAPAAPAIKRKTGDRYGRFE, translated from the coding sequence ATGTTGGGACGCACGTTTGCGGGGCGCTTTGTGGTCCTCGGCAAGTTGGGCGCGGGAGCCATGGGTGCCGTCTACCGAGCACGGCAGGAGACGGTTGGTCGAGACGTTGCGCTCAAGATCGTGCGGCCCGACAAGGTCTACGATCCCGACACGCGTGCCCGCTTCGAGCGTGAGGCGCGGGCGATGAGTCAGCTCACGAGCCCCCACACGGTCACCGCGTTCGACTTTGGGGCATCCGATGATGGCGCGTGGTTCTTGGCCATGGAGCTGCTCGATGGCGAAACGCTGGGCGCGCGGCTCAAACGCGGCGCCATCGGCGTGGTGGAGGCCGTGCGGCTCGTGCGGGAAGCTCTGGAGTCCCTCTCGGAAGCTCACCAGAAGGGCATCGTTCACCGGGATCTCAAGCCGGACAACCTCTTCCTCACGCGCACACCGGACGGGCGCCGAGAGGTGTGTAAGGTGCTCGATTTCGGTATCGCCAAGCTGCTTCGAGACGAGCTTGCGATCGACGCTCTAGAGACCCAAGCGGGCACCGTCTTTGGAACGCCGCGCTACATGTCTCCGGAGCAAGCGCAAGGCAAGCCGCTGGACGTGCGCAGCGATCTCTACTCCCTCGGGGTCATCCTGTATCACGCGCTCGCTGGTCGCGCGCCGTTCGTCGATGACGACGCCGTGGTGGTGATGGCGCGCCACATCAAGGAGGCGCCTCCTCGCCTCAGCGAGGTCGCGCCGGCGGGCCGTATCAGTCCCACTCTGGAGCGGGTCGTGGTCAAGGCGCTGGAGAAGGACCCTGCTGCGCGGTTTCAGAGCGCCGAAGAGTTCTCTCGCGCCCTCGAGGGTGCGCTGGGCGACGCCTTAGCGACGGGGAGTCACTCCACCAGTTGGGTGGCGACGCCTGGACCCACGCGGCCGCGTTCTCGTACCGTGTGGATCTTGGCCGCGATCGCTGCCGCCGCGATCGTCATCCCGACAGGACTGTGGCTGTCCATGCGCTCATCTACCGCGAGTGAGGCCGCCGCCGCGGCGCCTGCGCCCATCGAGCCGCGCGGGGACGTGCCTGCTGCGGCGACCGCAGTCGCGTCCGCTACCGAAGAGGTTGCGCTCGATCCCGAACAGCTTGCAGCGGAGCCCTCCGCTTCCGCCGCCGCTTCCGCGGAAATCAACCCGCAAACCAAGGCGAAAGCCGCGCCAAAACCCGTTGTGGCGCCCGCTCCGGCCGCCCCCGCCATCAAGCGCAAGACGGGCGATCGCTACGGTCGCTTCGAGTAA